The Faecalibaculum rodentium genome segment CAGGCCGGCCCCGCTTCGTTGAGTTCCGTCAGCGTCATGGCCGCATCCAGCACCTTGAGGTTGGTCCGCGTGTTGCCCCGGATCTCCACAAAGTCATGGGCGATACCCAGATCCGTCAGCCTCTCCCGGATGAACTGCCCGGCGTTGCCTGCCAGGAATCCCGTTGCGCGCGAGGGGACCCCAATGGCTTTCAGAGTCTTCGATACATTAATGCCCTTGCCCCCGGCATCCTGCCGGACATTCTGCAGGCGGTTGAGTCCGCCGGTCACCAGTGTTTCGACCTGTGCGGTTTTGTCCACCGCGGGGTTGAACGTCACGGTTGTGATCATGCGGCGTCTCCCGTCATGACAGAATGGATGAATTCCGGGGATCCCTGCACCACCTGTTCCACCACATCCATGTCCCCGAGTTTCTCGGCAATGTTCTGCAGGATCGTGACGTGTTCATCCGTCGTGGCGGCGATCCCGATCACCACACGCACCCGTCCGCTGGCCCAGGGAATGCCCTCGGGGTAAATCTGGATCGCCAGCCCGGTCTGCTTCACGCAGTCCTTCACTTCATACTCCCCGTGGGGAATCGCAATGTCGTTCCCGATGTATGTGGTCAGGCTGTGGTCCCGGTTCAGCATGCCCTGGATGTAGCCCTCGTCAATGTATCCCGCATCCAGCAGCATGTGGCCGACCGACATGATTGCCTCGTCGCTGTCCGCCGCCCGGCAGCCCGTCCGGATGTTCTTCACGTCCAGGATCCGGTTCTTCGGGTCCTCTTTCTGTTTTTTCTTCCTGAAAAATGCCATGGTGTTCTCCTTTTTCCCTTCCGCTTTCTGTTCATTCTGTTTCGTGTTTCTGCAGGATTTCGCCCGCTGTCAGTCGCTGTCGCCGATGAAAGCCAGGCTGTCGATGCCCGCCTGCGCCTGTCATCACAGGCCGTGCCGCAGAAAATCCGCCAGCAGCCGGTCCGTCGCCTCCCGTGCCGCTTGAGCCGGTCCGGACAGGAGCACCTGGCGGAATCCGGCATCCTGCCCCATCTGACGATTGACCTGTGCCAGCAGCTGCTGCATGGGAGGTGTATGGTCTGCGGGCAGCACGGTGACAAGCACCCCGCGCAGCCCGTTGTCATACTGACCGCCTGCGGGCAGAAGAATGGCTGCCTGGATCCTGGCCGTACCGCCGGTCCGGGCATGGAAGAGGGCGAAGCCTTCCTCCGGCGCCCTCACCGCTCCCAGCTGTTCACGCCGCCACAGATCCTGCTCCAGGATTTCCGTGTCTCCCTGCAGGCTACAGGCTGCTTCATGGATCAGCACAGCCGGGTCATAGACTGTGCCTGTCGGGATCCGGACAATGCCAGTCTGCAGCATCCGGACAGCCCGGGCTGTCTCTTCCACCTGTACCAGCAGATCCTCCAGGTTCTCTGCCTGCACACCGCCTCTGGCCGGTTTTGCCTGCAGACCCGCCAGCTCTGTCTGGATCTGCCTGAGATCCGCAGCCGGCAGAAGCGGCGACACCTTCAGCGTCCTGGCGGGCAGTCCCTGGACATCGAAGGTCGTCAGGAACAGCTCCACGTCCTGGCGGCTGACTGCCTCCGGGGCTGACAGGGCCTCCAGGTCCATCTGAGCACCGAAGGTTTTCTCCAGTCTGGCGCACAGCAGAGCCGAGACCCCGATCCCGCTGGCGCAGACCACCGCCGCTTTCACACGCCTTCCATGCTGCTGTCCGGCCCGCTCGAAACAGGCCCCGGCATGCATGGTCAGAAACCCGATTTCCTCGTCCGAGAGCCGCATCCCCAGCCGGCGTTCCATGGCGCCAGCCGCCTGCCTTGTGCGTTCAAACAGATCCGGATACTGTTCCCGGAGAGTTTTCAGCAGCGGGTTGTATATGGGCAGGCCGTTTCTCAGCCGGATCACCGTGGGCTCCAGATGGGAAACCAGGCCCTGGATGAACTGCCCGTCCGTGCCCAGGAGCGCCGGCTGTTCCCCCGGAAACCCTTCGATAAAACACCGGGCCAGTTCCAGGATCTCCTCCTGGTGTGCATCCGGGTGATTGCCGGCGCTGTTCAGCTTGGAGCCCCGCAGGTGCAGCGCCACCGCATCCACTTCCGTATCCGGGAACTCCAGGGCAAACTCTGCTTCCAGCAGTGAAATCAGTGTTCGGGCTTCCTGCCGGCTGTCTTCCATCTCCGGCAGTCCGTGCATCGCATCCCGGCATGGTTCCCCCGCCCGGATCCGTTCCAGGGCAATGACCAGATGGATCACCAGACCGATGTAGCTGTTCTGCTCGAACCGGCGGAGGCCCAGGCAGTCCCGGCCTGCGGACAGCAGGGCCAGAAGCCGTTTCAGGATGTCCTGGTCCAGCAGCGAGAGGATGGCACTCCCCCGGAACAGCTGTTCCATGGCAGTATCCGGATCAAGATAGTCCACGGTTTTGTATTCCACGCCTTCGTGCACCAGTCCGGACATGGCCTTGCGCCAGTCCTCTTCGCTTCCCTGCACCACGCCGTTCCGGGTGATCGTGAGCCCCAGCGGCTCCAGCCGTCTGCGAAGGTCCTCCAGGTCATGAGAGATCGTGGCTTCCGAGACCTGGAAGCGGCCGGCGTAGACCACCAGTTTCTGTGCCTCTTCTGCCCGGAGCAGTTCATAGAGGAGCAGGTCCTGCCGCTCTTCCCGGTTCAGCACCTGGACCGGCTGGTTCATCAGGGCGGCTGCCAGGGCCGTCCTGTTTCCTGCCAGCGCCAGTCCCGGACGTGTCTTCAGCTGCACGCCATAGGGTTCCAGCACCCGGCGGGCACTCTCCAGTTCCCGAAACAGCGTCCGCCGGCTGATGCGGATGCGCTCCGCCATGTCATCGGCCGAAATCCTGCCACCCTCCTCCTGTTCCAGCAGGATCTGGAAGATCCGGACCAGTCTGGGAGAGAAGTTCATGTCAGTGCATCAGCTCCGAAACGATCGCATCATACTCCGTGCCGCCCATGAAACTGGTGATGGGGCAGATCCTGGCAGCCGGGCATTGTGTCCTTGCCCGCTGCGCCAGGGATTCGTGTGTGACCACAAATGGCACATCCCGCGGCAGATCGCTGATGGCGGAATGCTCCACCGGAATGTCCAGACCGGCAGCCTTCAGTTTTTTGGACAGCGCCGCAGCCCCCATGGCAGAAGATCCCATGCCGGCATCACAGGCGAACACGATTCTCTCCGGCCGGGCGATGCCGCTGGTCACCGGCTGTGCAGACGCTGCGGCCTGGCCGGGACCCGCCAGCAGGGCCGACACAATGGCATCATATTCCGCGCCGCCCATGAAATTGTTCACCGGATAGAGTTTCGCCTGCGGACACTGTTTCTTCACACGATCCACCAGGGAAGCCTGCGTCACCACCGCTTCCATATCGGCAGGGAGGTCATTGATGGCATAATGCGGAACGTTCACGTCGGCTCCTGCTGCCTTCAGCTTCTTCGACAGCGTGGCCGCTCCCATGGCGGAGGATCCCATGCCGGCATCACAGGCAAAGGCCAGCTTCGGCAGGGAAACGGCAGCTGACAGAACCGGTGCAGGAACCGGGATCCCGCCTTTGGACGAGGCTTTGGAGGCAGCCACTTCCTTTTGAGCCGCCTTGACATCGGTTTCCTTCCCGAAGGCCTTCAGCAGGACTGCGTTGACGCCGAAGGAGACACCGGCAGCCAGGAAGATGGACAGGATCACACCCGCATAGCTGTCACGGGCCGTCATTCCCAGGATCGCCAGGAAGGATCCGGGGCTTGCGGCGGACACCAGCCCGGAGTGAAACAGGGAGTTGGTGATGACACCCGTCATGCCGCCCAGGATCAGGCCGACAATGGTGACGGGATTCATCAGCACGTACGGGAAGTAGATTTCGTGGATCCCGCCCAGGAATTCAATGATCAGGGCTCCGGGTGCGGATTCCCTTGCGCTGCCCTTTCCGAACAGGCAGTAGGCCAGCAGCAGTCCCAGACCCGGTCCGGGGTTGGCTTCAATCAGGAAGAAGATGGACTTCCCGGTTTCCGCCACCTGGTTCATGCCCATGGGTGTGAACACGCCGTGGTTGATGGCGTTGTTCAGGAACAGCACCTTGGCGGGTTCCACGATCACGCTGGTCAGCCACAGCAGTCCGTGGTTCACCAGGAAGGAGACCCCGGCTTCCAGGGCACTGTTGAGCGCCAGGCACACAGGTTCGATGGCCAGACAGCCAAGAACCGCCAGGACGGCGCCGAGAATGCCGGCGGAGAAGTTCGTGAACAGCATCTCGAATCCCTGCGGTGTGCGCGGCTGGATGAAGGCATCGACTTTCTTCATGCACCAGCCACCCAGAGGGCCGGCGATCATGGCACCGATGAACATCGGCGTTTCGGTCCCGGCGGTGACACCCGCCGCGGCACAGGCACCTATGATGGCTCCCCTGTCCCCATACACCATTTTGCCCCCGGAATAGGCAATCAGGATCGGCAGCAAAAACCGCTGCATGGGGGAGACAAGGGCGTTCAGCGTTTCATTCGGACACCAGCCCGTGGGAATGAACAGTGCGGTGATGATTCCCCAGGCAATGAAGATGGAGATATTCGGCATGACCATTCCCGAAAGGAACCGGCCAAAGGTCTGCAGTTTCTGTTTCATGATTCTCTCCTCGTTCTTTCTGTCTTGATTTTAAATGTCCGCAAGCGCTTTCTTCAATCAAACCCCGTTGATGTTTGGCACCGGCTTAAGTGTCAGGGTTTCCGGGAATGCGGCACAGTGGACAATGCCAGACTGCAGGCCCGGGGAAGCAACGGCTCTTTTCCGGTGTCCGCAGCCGGCTGGAAGCGAACTGCCCGGGATCACCGGACCAGCGCAAAAAGGGGACCCCGGTGCATCCCTTCGGATGTCCGGAAGTCCCCTTCCCTGTCTGTCAGACAGAGGATTCTGTTCTATTCCGCCAGGGCCGCTGCACTGCGCCGTTGGGCGAGCACAGCCAGGTCCTTTTTATAGGCCTCTTCGGTGTAGGTGTAGTACCGCAGGATCACCAGACGGATCAGTCCGCCGGCAACCGGCAGCAGAGATACGACCATGAACAGGCCGTTCAATGTCCCGGGAGACTGCACTGCGGCTTCCGGCACATAGCCAATGGCGATCAAGATCAGACCCGTCAGGGACCCGGCAATGGCAGCCGAGAGCTTGCCCATGAACGTCTGGCCGGAGAATGTGATCGCCTCGCACCGCCGTCCGGTCTTCACTTCGGAATACTCGATGGTTTCCGCGATCATGCTGGACATCACAGGGCCCAGGGAAGCGTGGAAGAGCTGTGTGAGCATGAGCATCCCAAGCAGTATCGGCACGTTTTCATAACCTGTCATGAAGAACACGATCCGCACCACAATGTCCAGGACAATGATGCCCGCCAGCAGGTCTTTCTTGCGGAATTTCTTCGTCAGGTTGGGAATCAGGAAGAATCCCAGCGCGGCGAAGGTGCCCATCAGACCGTAGATGCTCATGAGGCCTTCGTTGCCCATGTTGTAGATGAAGAAATACAGAATGATGCCGTTGACAATGTTCATGAACAGGTTCAGGAAGAAAATCGCCAGCATCTTGAACAGGTGACGGTTCACCAGCAGGTTGCGGAACACGTCCTTCATCGTGACTTTTTCACCGGCCGAAGGCTCCACGCGTTCCCGGATCGTGGTGGCACCGAACATCATGAAGGCGTAGCCGGCGATCATGATCAGGATCACCGCCATGAAGTAGCCGTCAGCCAGGGATTCCTGCCCGAACAGGCCCACCAGCAGCGGTACCAGGGAGCCCACCATGCCAATTCCGGCAAACACACCCAGGTTTGCGGCGGTCACAAGGCTGGTCCGTGTCTGGGGGTCATTGGTGATGACCGCAGAGACAGACCAGAACGGGATGTCGGAGACGGTATATACCGTGCCCCAGAGAATGTAGGTGATCGCCGCATACAGCACCTTCCACTGAATCGCAAGATCCGGAGAGAAGAAGCACAGAATCGTGGAGATCACCACGAACAGCGGTGCAAACTTCAGGTAACCTTTGAACTTGCCGGATTTTGTCCGTCTGGTGTCCATGAACCCGGCCACCATGGGGTCGTTGACGGCATCCCATACACGGGCAATCAGGAAAATCGTGGAAGCCGCCAGGGCCGAGATCCCCAGGATATCAGTGTAGAAGAACAGGATGAAGCTGCCCAGCAGGCCATAGGAGAAGCACTGGCCGAAGCCGTAGGAGAAGTAGCCCAGGTATTCCCTGCGGCTGACTTTGCCCGGTACATTGTTTGTTTTCATGTCTTTGCCTTTCTGTTGTTGTTTCTATATACGGTAAGCGCCACTCCGCTGCCGGGGCACGCGCTTTGTGAATCATTGACTGGTGATGGCTGCCCCATCATGAAGCACCGGGCAGCCAGAGGCATGGACCGGAGTATCCCGGTTTTGTGGCCTACAGGAACAGGAATCCGTTCTCCTTATCCCCGGCCATCATGAGCCGGATGGCTTCCGGATCGAACTTGTATTCGTGGTTGTGGTCCAGCAGACCGTTGACTTCCTGCTCCACATCCGAGAGCTGCGTATAGCAGAATCCGCACAGGCCGTCGATGGAATGCACCGCCCTGCAAAGTGCTGCCATTTTCTCCAGCACGGCTTCCTGACCTTCCAGACGCTTGCCGTAGCCCCAGCTCGAATCGATGCTGCGGGTGCCTGTGTCATAGGCCACGCCGCCGAATTCCGAAATCATGAAGGGCTGCCCGCTGTAGGCATGGTTCTGTGCAAAACAGTGCCGCAGGGAGGTCCGGGAGGGGCTGCCTGCCGCTGCTGTTTCGATATCCGGATAGGACGCCATCAGGGATTCGGGATCCGAGTTGTAGTCATGTACCGCCACGATATCGCTCATGGTCTGCTCCCAGCCATCATTGCCGATCACCAGACGGCTCGGGTCCAGGGACCGCATCATCCAGTACAGGCCGTTGACAAACGCCTGCTGTGCCTTGTCCCTGTAAATCTCGTTGACGCCCCAGGACTCGTTCATGAGCGTGTAGGCGATCACCGACGGGTGGTTGATGTGCTTGGCCGCAAAGGCATGGAATTCCTTCATGACATTCTCGCTGCTGATGTGGGAAAACTCGAAGAAACTCGGCAGTTCTGCCCACATGACCAGCCCCATGGCATCGCACAGGTACATGTATCTGGCATCCTCGATTTTCTGGTGCTTGCGGGCTCCGTTGAAGCCCATTTCCCGGATCTTGGTCAGATCCGCCAGAAGCTGCTCCGGTGTGGCGGTCATCCCGCCATCGCTCCAGTAGCCCTGGT includes the following:
- a CDS encoding MFS transporter, translating into MKTNNVPGKVSRREYLGYFSYGFGQCFSYGLLGSFILFFYTDILGISALAASTIFLIARVWDAVNDPMVAGFMDTRRTKSGKFKGYLKFAPLFVVISTILCFFSPDLAIQWKVLYAAITYILWGTVYTVSDIPFWSVSAVITNDPQTRTSLVTAANLGVFAGIGMVGSLVPLLVGLFGQESLADGYFMAVILIMIAGYAFMMFGATTIRERVEPSAGEKVTMKDVFRNLLVNRHLFKMLAIFFLNLFMNIVNGIILYFFIYNMGNEGLMSIYGLMGTFAALGFFLIPNLTKKFRKKDLLAGIIVLDIVVRIVFFMTGYENVPILLGMLMLTQLFHASLGPVMSSMIAETIEYSEVKTGRRCEAITFSGQTFMGKLSAAIAGSLTGLILIAIGYVPEAAVQSPGTLNGLFMVVSLLPVAGGLIRLVILRYYTYTEEAYKKDLAVLAQRRSAAALAE
- a CDS encoding BglG family transcription antiterminator, which encodes MNFSPRLVRIFQILLEQEEGGRISADDMAERIRISRRTLFRELESARRVLEPYGVQLKTRPGLALAGNRTALAAALMNQPVQVLNREERQDLLLYELLRAEEAQKLVVYAGRFQVSEATISHDLEDLRRRLEPLGLTITRNGVVQGSEEDWRKAMSGLVHEGVEYKTVDYLDPDTAMEQLFRGSAILSLLDQDILKRLLALLSAGRDCLGLRRFEQNSYIGLVIHLVIALERIRAGEPCRDAMHGLPEMEDSRQEARTLISLLEAEFALEFPDTEVDAVALHLRGSKLNSAGNHPDAHQEEILELARCFIEGFPGEQPALLGTDGQFIQGLVSHLEPTVIRLRNGLPIYNPLLKTLREQYPDLFERTRQAAGAMERRLGMRLSDEEIGFLTMHAGACFERAGQQHGRRVKAAVVCASGIGVSALLCARLEKTFGAQMDLEALSAPEAVSRQDVELFLTTFDVQGLPARTLKVSPLLPAADLRQIQTELAGLQAKPARGGVQAENLEDLLVQVEETARAVRMLQTGIVRIPTGTVYDPAVLIHEAACSLQGDTEILEQDLWRREQLGAVRAPEEGFALFHARTGGTARIQAAILLPAGGQYDNGLRGVLVTVLPADHTPPMQQLLAQVNRQMGQDAGFRQVLLSGPAQAAREATDRLLADFLRHGL
- a CDS encoding PTS sugar transporter subunit IIA — its product is MAFFRKKKQKEDPKNRILDVKNIRTGCRAADSDEAIMSVGHMLLDAGYIDEGYIQGMLNRDHSLTTYIGNDIAIPHGEYEVKDCVKQTGLAIQIYPEGIPWASGRVRVVIGIAATTDEHVTILQNIAEKLGDMDVVEQVVQGSPEFIHSVMTGDAA
- a CDS encoding PTS mannitol-specific transporter subunit IIBC, with the protein product MKQKLQTFGRFLSGMVMPNISIFIAWGIITALFIPTGWCPNETLNALVSPMQRFLLPILIAYSGGKMVYGDRGAIIGACAAAGVTAGTETPMFIGAMIAGPLGGWCMKKVDAFIQPRTPQGFEMLFTNFSAGILGAVLAVLGCLAIEPVCLALNSALEAGVSFLVNHGLLWLTSVIVEPAKVLFLNNAINHGVFTPMGMNQVAETGKSIFFLIEANPGPGLGLLLAYCLFGKGSARESAPGALIIEFLGGIHEIYFPYVLMNPVTIVGLILGGMTGVITNSLFHSGLVSAASPGSFLAILGMTARDSYAGVILSIFLAAGVSFGVNAVLLKAFGKETDVKAAQKEVAASKASSKGGIPVPAPVLSAAVSLPKLAFACDAGMGSSAMGAATLSKKLKAAGADVNVPHYAINDLPADMEAVVTQASLVDRVKKQCPQAKLYPVNNFMGGAEYDAIVSALLAGPGQAAASAQPVTSGIARPERIVFACDAGMGSSAMGAAALSKKLKAAGLDIPVEHSAISDLPRDVPFVVTHESLAQRARTQCPAARICPITSFMGGTEYDAIVSELMH